In Haloplanus rubicundus, one DNA window encodes the following:
- a CDS encoding helix-turn-helix transcriptional regulator — translation MGERNRGTAIDDIAYLIRSEHRAPTLIALTVRPRSRSELWEMAGVSESTIRRTLGEFEDRDWVQRDGYQYEATQLGAFVASAMADLIDRVETERKLRDVWRLLPDDESGFTIKMCADATVTVADPEDPSRPITRFCSLIEETDRLRFTGFDVAMLDSCKTELCERIVDGMETELINPPRVANYIRSNCPDLFSEALESGNLDVRLHDELPPFGVSIFDDRIAVTGYDREGVMVRVLVDTDDTDARAWAESTFTLHRRKTPILPIEQDL, via the coding sequence ATGGGGGAACGTAACAGAGGGACGGCGATCGACGATATAGCGTACCTCATACGATCCGAACACCGAGCGCCGACGCTTATCGCGCTCACGGTTCGTCCCCGTAGCCGCTCGGAACTCTGGGAGATGGCCGGCGTTTCGGAGTCTACGATCAGACGGACGCTTGGCGAGTTCGAGGACCGCGACTGGGTTCAAAGGGATGGGTATCAGTACGAGGCGACACAACTGGGTGCCTTCGTCGCGTCAGCGATGGCGGATTTGATCGACCGGGTGGAAACCGAACGGAAGCTACGCGACGTGTGGCGATTACTTCCGGACGATGAGAGCGGTTTCACCATCAAGATGTGTGCGGATGCGACCGTCACGGTGGCCGACCCCGAGGATCCGTCCCGCCCGATCACCCGTTTCTGCTCGCTCATCGAGGAGACGGATCGACTGCGATTTACCGGATTCGACGTTGCCATGCTCGATTCCTGTAAGACCGAACTCTGCGAGCGAATCGTCGATGGGATGGAAACGGAGCTCATCAACCCGCCGAGAGTAGCCAATTACATTCGCTCGAACTGTCCGGATCTATTCTCGGAGGCACTGGAGAGCGGCAATCTCGATGTCCGATTGCACGACGAGTTACCACCGTTTGGGGTCAGTATCTTCGACGACCGAATCGCAGTCACTGGATACGACCGCGAGGGCGTTATGGTTCGAGTCTTGGTCGACACCGACGACACGGACGCACGCGCATGGGCGGAATCGACTTTCACGCTCCACCGACGAAAGACGCCAATTCTCCCCATCGAACAGGACCTTTGA
- a CDS encoding DUF1059 domain-containing protein, with the protein MADAYKLDCESEAVDCRFIIQSEDETEAIELAKRHMREGHGQDYSDDELRKEHLQVV; encoded by the coding sequence ATGGCTGACGCATACAAACTCGACTGTGAATCGGAGGCGGTCGACTGCCGATTCATCATTCAGTCGGAAGACGAAACCGAAGCGATCGAACTGGCCAAGAGACACATGCGGGAGGGTCACGGACAGGACTACTCGGACGACGAACTCCGGAAGGAACACCTTCAGGTGGTCTAA
- a CDS encoding OsmC family protein, with product MASEGQVTHGVDPEALAAFAEHAAENPEDVQLGLSARSTYEGTAAHSLATIDSYVLGGETIARDTREYTIPYGGWKEVLDAGGWVGATDRLEPIEAALSALVSCINVGITINAVANGVDIDHLETRVRTDFDPAVLFSLEDLGNADTVFENLTAEIEIESPDLDKDEVDEWARRAPVYTLVSLEQDINLTVNTPAEVEADD from the coding sequence ATGGCATCCGAAGGCCAGGTTACCCACGGCGTCGATCCCGAGGCACTCGCCGCCTTCGCGGAGCACGCCGCCGAGAACCCCGAGGACGTTCAACTCGGGCTGAGCGCCCGATCGACCTACGAGGGGACGGCCGCTCACAGCCTCGCGACGATCGACTCGTACGTCCTCGGCGGCGAGACGATCGCACGCGACACCCGGGAGTACACGATTCCGTACGGAGGCTGGAAGGAAGTGCTGGATGCCGGCGGCTGGGTCGGCGCGACCGATCGGCTCGAGCCGATCGAAGCAGCACTGTCTGCGCTCGTCTCCTGCATCAACGTCGGCATCACCATCAACGCCGTGGCCAACGGCGTCGACATCGACCACCTCGAAACGCGCGTTCGTACCGACTTCGACCCGGCCGTCCTCTTCAGTCTCGAGGATCTCGGGAACGCCGACACGGTGTTCGAGAACCTGACCGCCGAGATCGAGATCGAGAGCCCCGATCTCGACAAAGACGAGGTCGACGAGTGGGCACGACGTGCGCCGGTCTACACGCTCGTCTCGCTCGAACAGGATATCAACCTCACGGTGAACACGCCTGCCGAGGTGGAAGCCGACGACTGA
- a CDS encoding methyltransferase domain-containing protein yields MANSLDVDKLEQAVKSVYQDVAEEPDEGYHFEMGRPLAERLGYPPEHLDRIPAEAMESFAGVGYYFDLAAIEDGDDVLDLGSGSGTDVFVAALHVGDDGSVTGLDMTVQQLEKARKLRDEAGLENVSFEQGYIEDVPFDDGAFDVVVSNGVINLSPDKAQVFEEAHRVLAPGGRLAISDIISEEVMPESIKNDEDLWAACIGGAEQIDRYTTAIEAAGFAVTDVRDNSQYEFISDRAANACEKYGVKSVTLGATK; encoded by the coding sequence ATGGCAAACTCACTCGACGTCGACAAACTGGAACAGGCAGTTAAATCGGTCTACCAGGATGTCGCGGAGGAGCCGGACGAAGGGTATCACTTCGAGATGGGTCGCCCGCTGGCGGAACGCCTCGGTTATCCGCCGGAGCATCTCGATCGGATTCCCGCGGAGGCGATGGAATCGTTCGCCGGCGTCGGATATTACTTCGATCTGGCCGCTATCGAGGACGGCGACGACGTGCTGGACCTCGGCAGTGGATCGGGCACGGACGTGTTCGTCGCCGCACTCCACGTGGGAGACGACGGAAGCGTGACCGGGCTGGACATGACGGTCCAACAACTCGAGAAGGCCCGCAAGTTGCGCGACGAGGCTGGACTGGAGAACGTCTCGTTCGAGCAGGGATACATCGAAGACGTTCCCTTCGACGATGGGGCCTTCGACGTCGTCGTCTCGAACGGGGTCATCAACCTCTCTCCGGACAAGGCACAGGTGTTCGAGGAAGCCCATCGGGTGCTCGCTCCCGGCGGTCGGCTTGCCATCTCCGACATCATCAGCGAGGAGGTGATGCCGGAGAGCATCAAGAACGACGAGGACCTCTGGGCGGCTTGCATCGGCGGGGCCGAGCAGATCGACCGCTATACGACGGCCATCGAAGCCGCTGGCTTCGCAGTGACGGATGTCCGGGACAACAGCCAGTACGAATTCATCTCCGATCGGGCGGCGAATGCGTGCGAGAAGTACGGCGTCAAGAGCGTCACACTCGGGGCAACCAAGTGA
- a CDS encoding CBS pair associated ParBc domain-containing protein, giving the protein MAANATVEDYMTRDVATVSPDDTVSEVSRRIVESDGHTGFPVTDGRHVEGFISARDLLAADDNARVFTVMSEDLVVAHPEMKINDAARVILRSGIQKLPVVDDAGNLVGIISNTDVIRSQIERATPEKVGKLMHTLEEIHDIDVSEERRQIELSELTPTQSRVYADELQGRSYELEHGLAEPLVVIDNAGTLLLADGHHRVMAANRLDIEEMDAYVIVVDAAAELELGMQRTAEKEGLETIDDISVVDYARHPLIETTERLQEEGR; this is encoded by the coding sequence ATGGCCGCGAACGCGACAGTCGAAGATTACATGACCCGTGACGTGGCGACCGTCTCGCCGGACGACACCGTCTCCGAGGTGTCGCGTCGAATCGTCGAGAGCGACGGTCACACCGGCTTCCCGGTGACCGACGGGCGACACGTCGAGGGGTTCATCAGCGCCCGGGATCTGCTGGCGGCCGACGACAACGCCCGGGTGTTCACCGTGATGTCCGAGGATCTCGTGGTCGCCCACCCGGAGATGAAGATCAACGACGCCGCGCGGGTGATCCTCCGGTCGGGCATCCAGAAGCTCCCGGTCGTCGACGACGCCGGCAACCTCGTCGGCATCATCTCGAATACGGACGTGATCCGGAGTCAGATCGAACGCGCCACGCCCGAGAAGGTGGGGAAGCTCATGCACACCTTGGAGGAGATTCACGACATCGACGTCTCCGAGGAACGACGACAGATCGAGCTCTCGGAGCTCACACCCACGCAGTCGCGGGTGTACGCCGACGAACTCCAGGGCCGGAGCTACGAACTCGAACACGGGCTGGCCGAACCGCTGGTCGTCATCGACAACGCGGGAACGCTCCTGCTCGCCGACGGCCACCACCGCGTCATGGCCGCCAACCGCCTCGACATCGAGGAGATGGACGCCTACGTCATCGTCGTCGACGCCGCCGCGGAGCTCGAACTCGGGATGCAACGCACCGCGGAGAAAGAGGGGTTAGAGACCATCGACGATATCTCGGTCGTCGACTACGCCCGTCACCCGCTGATCGAGACGACCGAACGCCTGCAGGAAGAGGGACGGTGA
- a CDS encoding DHH family phosphoesterase: MVRRLVLGCGRAGETVAGVVSTWGGELRAVLPDDSRIEGLDGIAEVTRGDPTDPATYPDATDVVVVLGEDADRNLAAARQARESFPEALIVACDGRRGSESGPALEEVADRVVDVQGLVVDHLLEAVTGEGAERVCRLLSVLRDIDGRLAVVMHDNPDPDAIASAIALAHVARTVGVDADACYFGEISHQENRALVNLLDLDLLSVESADRIAEYAGVALVDHSRPGVNDGLDPDTEVDVVIDHHPPRAPVEARYVDLRSDVGATSTLLAEYLDRLGMTPDRVVATALLYGIRIDTRDFTREAVEADFEAAAFLLPTADESVLDRVEEPSMSADVLATLSAAIRNRRVRGDVLTTGVGRVRDRDALAQAADRLLDMEGICIVVVHGFMNETVYVSGRARGTDVDLGEVLRDALGSIGSAGGHADMAGAQIPLGILGAVEEASAESLASIVDDVIAGRLFEVLENPPSAPRRDPAAADIALEFPLEE, from the coding sequence ATGGTGAGGCGGCTCGTGCTCGGGTGTGGGCGCGCTGGCGAAACCGTCGCGGGTGTCGTCTCGACGTGGGGCGGGGAGCTTCGGGCTGTCCTCCCGGACGACTCCCGGATCGAGGGACTCGACGGCATCGCGGAGGTGACCCGCGGCGATCCGACGGACCCCGCGACGTATCCCGACGCGACCGACGTGGTGGTGGTGCTCGGGGAGGACGCCGACCGCAACCTCGCGGCCGCCCGGCAGGCCCGCGAGTCGTTTCCGGAGGCCCTGATCGTCGCCTGCGACGGGCGGCGGGGGTCCGAGTCGGGTCCCGCGCTCGAGGAGGTGGCCGACCGCGTCGTCGACGTGCAGGGGCTCGTCGTCGACCACCTCCTCGAGGCGGTCACCGGCGAGGGGGCCGAGCGGGTCTGTCGACTGTTGAGCGTCCTCCGCGACATCGACGGCCGGCTGGCCGTCGTGATGCACGACAACCCCGATCCAGACGCCATCGCGTCGGCCATCGCGCTCGCACACGTCGCTCGGACGGTCGGCGTCGACGCCGACGCCTGTTACTTCGGGGAGATTTCACACCAGGAGAACCGGGCGCTGGTGAACCTGCTCGACCTCGACCTCCTGAGCGTGGAGTCGGCGGACCGGATCGCGGAGTACGCGGGCGTCGCCCTCGTCGATCACTCGAGACCCGGCGTGAACGACGGGTTGGACCCCGACACCGAGGTGGACGTGGTGATCGACCACCACCCGCCGCGGGCGCCGGTCGAGGCGCGGTACGTCGACCTCCGGAGCGACGTGGGCGCGACCAGTACGCTCCTCGCGGAGTATCTCGACCGACTCGGAATGACGCCGGATCGCGTGGTCGCGACGGCGCTTTTGTACGGCATCCGGATCGACACGCGTGACTTCACGCGCGAGGCAGTCGAGGCCGACTTCGAGGCGGCCGCGTTCCTCCTCCCGACCGCCGACGAGTCGGTGCTCGACCGTGTCGAGGAACCGAGCATGAGCGCGGACGTACTCGCGACGCTGTCGGCGGCGATCCGCAACCGCCGGGTGCGTGGGGACGTGCTCACGACCGGCGTCGGGCGGGTCCGCGACCGCGACGCCCTCGCACAGGCCGCCGACCGTCTGCTCGACATGGAAGGGATCTGCATCGTCGTCGTCCACGGCTTCATGAACGAGACGGTCTACGTCTCCGGCCGGGCGCGCGGCACCGACGTCGACCTCGGCGAGGTGTTGCGCGACGCGCTCGGCTCCATCGGGAGCGCCGGCGGACACGCCGATATGGCGGGGGCACAGATCCCGCTCGGCATCCTCGGCGCGGTGGAGGAGGCGTCGGCCGAGTCGCTGGCGAGCATCGTCGACGACGTGATCGCCGGCCGGCTGTTCGAGGTGCTGGAGAACCCGCCGAGCGCGCCCCGGCGCGACCCCGCTGCCGCCGACATCGCGCTGGAGTTCCCGCTGGAGGAGTGA
- a CDS encoding DUF7522 family protein: MSDQRDLVDPSLEEQLVSACRTAVGDSLRSVTYFTPDAYEQMYLRSDLEADADLAASVEHEAAGFRTQMAYEGSELGDYQYTLRVFENGFMTRVIDGDRGVFVTTDGITVLRSKEVTEAIRSTLRVTAPAE; this comes from the coding sequence ATGTCCGACCAACGTGATCTCGTCGATCCGTCGCTCGAGGAGCAGTTGGTGAGCGCCTGCCGAACCGCAGTCGGCGACAGCTTGCGGAGTGTCACGTACTTCACGCCGGACGCGTACGAGCAGATGTATCTCCGGTCCGACCTGGAAGCCGACGCCGACCTCGCGGCGTCGGTCGAACACGAGGCCGCGGGATTTCGCACACAGATGGCGTACGAGGGGAGCGAACTCGGCGACTACCAGTACACGCTCCGGGTGTTCGAGAACGGGTTCATGACGCGCGTCATCGACGGCGACCGGGGCGTCTTCGTGACGACGGACGGCATCACCGTTCTCAGATCGAAGGAAGTGACCGAGGCGATTCGATCGACGTTACGGGTGACGGCGCCGGCCGAATGA
- a CDS encoding NADH-quinone oxidoreductase subunit N: MPIQTQLPTWTAVTPTLLLALTALVLFLVDSIDPDSTRPTALAGISALGSVSALVVAGWFLLAGTGQTGSGGAIELYGGSIVVDGMSLFFTVIFASVAAMVSLASYDYLRDRTYQAEFYSLVMLAATGMSLMASSGSLVTVFVSLELASLPSYALVAFLKKNRGSVEAGLKYFLVGAVSSAVFAFGISLIYAVTGSLLLSEVAAAIGDAGDLVGVAGIGIVMIAGGFAFKTASVPFHFWAPEAYEGAPAPISAFLSSASKAAGFAVAFRVFAVAFPIDAVVPMGVDWPLLFAVLAVVTMTLGNFAAATQENVKRMLAYSSVGHAGYALIGLAALSGGGPNGSVMGASMAHLLVYGFMNTGAFLFIAMVEHWGVGRTFEDYNGLATQAPVACLAMTVFMFSLAGLPPFGGFLSKYALFYGAIQGGFWWLAAVGAINSALSLFYYSRVVKAMWIEDPSGTFDLGATPLGIYVAVLVAAVGTLVLLPAFGPVVETAQSAATALFA, encoded by the coding sequence ATCCCGATTCAGACCCAACTGCCGACCTGGACGGCCGTCACGCCGACGCTGCTGCTCGCCCTGACGGCGCTCGTCCTGTTCCTCGTCGACAGCATCGACCCCGACTCGACCCGGCCGACGGCGCTCGCCGGCATCTCGGCGCTCGGGAGCGTCTCGGCCCTCGTCGTCGCCGGCTGGTTCCTGCTCGCGGGCACCGGCCAGACCGGAAGCGGCGGTGCCATCGAACTCTACGGTGGCTCCATCGTCGTCGACGGGATGAGCCTCTTTTTCACCGTCATCTTCGCCAGCGTCGCCGCCATGGTGTCGCTCGCGAGCTACGACTACCTGCGCGACCGGACCTACCAGGCGGAGTTCTACTCCCTGGTGATGCTGGCCGCGACGGGGATGAGCCTCATGGCCTCGTCGGGGTCGCTGGTGACGGTGTTCGTCAGCCTCGAACTCGCCTCGCTCCCCTCCTACGCGCTCGTCGCCTTCCTCAAGAAGAACCGCGGGAGCGTCGAGGCGGGGCTGAAGTACTTCCTCGTCGGCGCCGTCTCCTCGGCCGTCTTCGCGTTCGGTATCTCCCTGATCTACGCCGTCACCGGGTCGCTCCTCCTCTCCGAGGTGGCCGCGGCTATCGGTGATGCGGGTGACCTCGTCGGCGTCGCGGGCATCGGTATCGTGATGATCGCCGGCGGCTTCGCGTTCAAGACGGCCTCCGTCCCCTTCCACTTCTGGGCGCCGGAGGCGTACGAGGGCGCGCCCGCTCCGATCAGCGCCTTCCTCTCGTCGGCGTCGAAGGCGGCCGGCTTCGCCGTCGCCTTCCGCGTCTTCGCCGTCGCCTTCCCCATCGACGCCGTCGTGCCGATGGGCGTCGACTGGCCGCTCCTCTTTGCCGTCCTCGCCGTCGTCACGATGACGCTCGGCAACTTCGCGGCGGCGACTCAGGAGAACGTCAAGCGGATGCTCGCGTACTCCTCGGTGGGGCACGCGGGCTACGCGCTGATCGGCCTCGCGGCGCTCTCGGGCGGTGGCCCCAACGGCTCCGTGATGGGCGCGAGCATGGCCCACCTGCTCGTCTACGGCTTCATGAACACGGGCGCGTTCCTGTTCATCGCCATGGTCGAGCACTGGGGGGTCGGCCGCACCTTCGAGGACTACAACGGCCTCGCGACGCAGGCGCCGGTCGCCTGTCTGGCGATGACCGTCTTCATGTTCTCGCTGGCGGGGCTGCCGCCTTTCGGCGGCTTCCTCTCGAAGTACGCCCTCTTCTACGGGGCGATTCAGGGTGGCTTCTGGTGGCTCGCCGCCGTCGGCGCCATCAACAGCGCGCTGTCGCTGTTCTACTACTCCAGAGTGGTGAAAGCCATGTGGATCGAGGACCCGTCCGGAACCTTTGATCTCGGCGCGACGCCGCTCGGCATCTACGTCGCGGTGCTCGTCGCCGCCGTCGGGACGCTCGTCCTCCTGCCGGCGTTCGGGCCCGTCGTCGAGACGGCCCAGAGCGCCGCGACGGCGCTGTTCGCGTAA
- a CDS encoding complex I subunit 4 family protein, translating into MIIEALIAVTFIAAFVVMLAPDEVAGRLAAALSLLPVVGSLYMWSRFDATGNALMGGDIAFETMVPWLELGGYTLNWHVGVDGIGLPLVVLTTLLSTLAIVSAWTPIDERQSQFYGLMLFMEANLLGVFTALDFFVWFVFWEAVLLPMYFLIGVWGGPRRKYAAIKFFVYTNIASLAMFIGFIALVFGLGDSVSSLDMPAIAAALRAGELGSLYGIPAATLQSVAFIAMFLGFAVKVPIVPFHTWLPDAHVEAPSPVSVMLAGVLLKMGTYALLRFNFTMMPETATAFAVPIALIAVISVIYGAMLALAQQDLKRIVAYSSVSSMGYVILGLVAYTTYGVGGATFQMIAHGLISGLMFMAVGVIYNATHTRMVGDMSGMADRMPVTTGILVAGAFGYMGLPLMAGFAGEFFIFKGAFASTVTAGMPLYTAAAMFGIVIVAGYLLFAMQRTLFGAFRLETDYEVGPAALHETVPLAVLLVTIIVLGVAPDLFFGMIQDAVNPLLDFGGELS; encoded by the coding sequence ATGATCATCGAAGCGCTCATCGCCGTTACGTTTATTGCCGCGTTCGTGGTGATGCTGGCCCCCGACGAGGTGGCCGGCCGCCTCGCCGCGGCGCTGAGTCTGCTCCCCGTGGTCGGGAGCCTCTACATGTGGAGTCGGTTCGACGCGACCGGTAACGCCCTGATGGGCGGTGACATCGCGTTCGAGACGATGGTGCCGTGGCTGGAACTCGGCGGCTACACGCTCAACTGGCACGTCGGCGTCGACGGCATCGGCCTGCCGCTGGTCGTGCTGACGACGCTGCTCTCGACGCTCGCCATCGTGAGCGCGTGGACGCCCATCGACGAGCGCCAGTCGCAGTTCTACGGCCTGATGCTGTTCATGGAAGCGAACCTCCTCGGCGTCTTCACCGCGCTCGATTTCTTCGTCTGGTTCGTCTTCTGGGAGGCCGTCCTCCTGCCGATGTACTTCCTCATCGGCGTCTGGGGCGGTCCCCGCCGGAAGTACGCCGCGATCAAGTTCTTCGTCTACACCAACATCGCGTCGCTCGCGATGTTCATCGGCTTCATCGCCCTGGTCTTCGGCCTGGGCGACTCGGTGTCGTCGCTCGACATGCCGGCCATCGCGGCCGCGCTCCGGGCGGGGGAACTCGGGTCGCTGTACGGCATCCCCGCCGCGACGCTGCAGTCCGTGGCGTTTATCGCCATGTTCCTCGGCTTCGCGGTGAAGGTGCCCATCGTCCCCTTCCACACGTGGCTGCCGGACGCCCACGTCGAGGCGCCGTCGCCGGTGTCGGTGATGCTGGCGGGCGTCCTCCTGAAGATGGGGACCTACGCCCTGCTCCGGTTCAACTTCACCATGATGCCCGAGACGGCGACGGCCTTCGCCGTTCCCATCGCGCTGATCGCCGTGATCAGCGTCATCTACGGCGCGATGCTCGCGCTGGCCCAGCAGGACCTCAAGCGCATCGTCGCCTACTCCTCCGTCTCCTCGATGGGCTACGTCATCCTCGGCCTCGTCGCCTACACGACCTACGGGGTCGGCGGGGCTACCTTCCAGATGATCGCCCACGGCCTCATCTCGGGGCTGATGTTCATGGCGGTCGGCGTCATCTACAACGCCACCCACACGCGGATGGTGGGCGACATGTCCGGCATGGCCGACCGGATGCCGGTCACCACGGGAATTCTGGTCGCCGGCGCCTTCGGCTACATGGGGCTCCCCCTGATGGCCGGCTTCGCCGGCGAGTTCTTCATCTTCAAGGGCGCCTTCGCGTCGACGGTCACGGCCGGGATGCCCCTCTACACCGCCGCGGCGATGTTCGGCATCGTCATCGTCGCCGGCTACCTGCTCTTCGCGATGCAGCGGACGCTCTTCGGGGCGTTCCGCCTGGAGACCGACTACGAAGTCGGTCCCGCCGCGCTCCACGAGACGGTCCCGCTGGCCGTCCTCCTCGTGACGATCATCGTCCTCGGGGTCGCCCCCGACCTCTTCTTCGGGATGATCCAAGACGCGGTGAATCCGCTGCTGGACTTCGGAGGTGAACTCTCGTGA
- the nuoL gene encoding NADH-quinone oxidoreductase subunit L, with the protein MAAFDYAPAIVLLPFLSFLVSLGGGKYLPKGGAFGGIAATAGSLVLSAWVFLTVAGGEVYNETLYTWAAGVGEGTTTLTFGLLLDPLAAMMLLIVSLVALLVHVFSLGYMNDEGETGLPRYYAGLGLFTASMLGFVVADNLLMAFMFFELVGLCSYLLIGFWFRQEGPPSAAKKAFLVTRFGDYFFLVGVVAVFATFGTAKFAGEGSFPVLAEEALNGAAEVTTFGFAPETWFTIVGLLILGGVIGKSAQFPLHTWLPDAMEGPTPVSALIHAATMVAAGVYLVARMYGFYALSPTALGIIALVGGFTALVAATMGVVKREIKQVLAYSTISQYGYMMLGLGAGGYVAATFHLMTHAFFKALLFLGAGSVIIAMHHDEDMWNMGGLKERMPVTYYTFLAGSLALAGIFPFAGFWSKDEVLYETLIHGLGGSPLLLAGYAMGLLAVFFTGFYTFRMVFLTFHGEPRTETARNPHGVRWNVKAPLVVLGALATVVGVVNMVPVEKLLGISGIDFLHQWLDGGFEALTAHHYGDVLPYSSAYIGGETTTVAVGAAVSLGLALAGVLTAHVLYNVDDPTEHTEKLGAIKTLWYNNYYQDEYQVWIAQSVVLPVARLADTFDQGVVDGVVNGVSSVSLFAGSRIRRIQTGVVTNYAALLTLGLVALLVVFGVMGGWFA; encoded by the coding sequence ATGGCGGCGTTCGACTACGCACCCGCGATCGTACTGCTCCCGTTCCTCTCCTTCCTCGTGTCGCTGGGGGGCGGGAAGTACCTCCCCAAGGGCGGCGCGTTCGGTGGCATCGCCGCCACCGCCGGCTCCCTGGTGCTGTCGGCCTGGGTCTTCCTGACCGTCGCGGGCGGCGAGGTCTACAACGAGACGCTCTACACGTGGGCGGCGGGCGTCGGCGAGGGGACGACCACCCTCACCTTCGGTCTGCTCCTCGACCCGCTGGCGGCGATGATGCTGCTGATCGTCTCGCTGGTCGCCCTGCTGGTCCACGTCTTCAGCCTCGGGTACATGAACGACGAGGGCGAGACTGGTTTGCCGCGGTACTACGCCGGACTCGGCCTCTTTACCGCCTCCATGCTCGGGTTCGTCGTCGCCGACAACCTGCTGATGGCCTTCATGTTCTTCGAGCTCGTCGGCCTCTGTTCGTACCTCCTGATCGGCTTCTGGTTCCGCCAGGAGGGGCCGCCGAGCGCCGCGAAGAAGGCTTTCTTGGTCACTCGGTTCGGTGACTACTTCTTCCTCGTCGGCGTCGTCGCCGTCTTCGCCACCTTCGGCACCGCGAAGTTCGCGGGCGAGGGGTCGTTCCCCGTCCTCGCCGAGGAGGCGCTCAACGGTGCGGCCGAGGTGACGACCTTCGGCTTCGCGCCCGAGACGTGGTTCACCATCGTCGGCCTCCTGATCCTCGGCGGCGTCATCGGGAAGTCCGCGCAGTTCCCGCTGCACACGTGGCTTCCGGACGCTATGGAGGGTCCGACGCCCGTCTCCGCGCTCATCCACGCCGCGACGATGGTCGCGGCCGGCGTCTACCTGGTCGCGCGGATGTACGGCTTCTACGCGCTCTCGCCGACGGCGCTCGGCATCATCGCGCTGGTCGGCGGCTTCACCGCCCTCGTCGCCGCGACGATGGGCGTCGTGAAACGGGAGATCAAGCAGGTGCTCGCCTACTCCACCATCTCGCAGTACGGCTACATGATGCTGGGGCTGGGGGCCGGCGGCTACGTCGCCGCCACCTTCCACCTGATGACCCACGCCTTCTTCAAGGCGCTCCTGTTCCTCGGCGCAGGCTCGGTCATCATCGCCATGCACCACGACGAGGACATGTGGAACATGGGCGGCCTCAAAGAGCGGATGCCCGTGACGTACTACACGTTCCTCGCGGGCTCGCTCGCGCTCGCGGGCATCTTCCCCTTCGCCGGCTTCTGGTCGAAAGACGAGGTGCTCTACGAGACGCTCATCCACGGACTCGGGGGGTCACCCCTGCTGCTCGCGGGCTACGCGATGGGCCTCCTCGCCGTCTTCTTCACCGGCTTCTACACCTTCCGGATGGTCTTCCTGACCTTCCACGGTGAACCCCGGACGGAGACTGCTCGGAACCCCCACGGCGTTCGATGGAACGTCAAGGCCCCGCTGGTCGTGCTGGGGGCACTCGCCACCGTCGTCGGCGTCGTCAACATGGTGCCCGTCGAGAAACTGCTCGGCATCTCGGGCATCGACTTCCTGCACCAGTGGCTGGACGGCGGCTTCGAGGCGCTGACTGCCCACCACTACGGCGACGTGCTCCCGTACTCGTCGGCGTACATCGGCGGGGAGACGACGACTGTCGCCGTCGGCGCGGCCGTCTCGCTCGGTCTCGCGCTCGCGGGCGTCCTCACGGCACACGTCCTCTACAACGTCGACGACCCGACCGAGCACACCGAGAAGCTCGGCGCGATCAAGACGCTGTGGTACAACAACTACTACCAGGACGAGTACCAGGTCTGGATCGCCCAGTCGGTCGTCCTGCCGGTGGCTCGGCTGGCCGATACGTTCGACCAGGGCGTCGTCGACGGCGTCGTCAACGGCGTCTCGTCGGTGAGCCTGTTCGCCGGAAGTCGGATTCGACGCATCCAGACCGGCGTCGTGACTAACTACGCCGCGCTCCTCACCCTCGGGCTCGTGGCGTTGCTCGTCGTCTTCGGCGTGATGGGAGGGTGGTTCGCATGA
- the nuoK gene encoding NADH-quinone oxidoreductase subunit NuoK, giving the protein MVPVQWYLLLATAVFCIGLFGILTRQNALLFLMSVELMLNAANINLVAFSAYWGNVTGQTFSLFTMALAAAEVAVGIGIILVLYRNFNDVDVTLAKEMRW; this is encoded by the coding sequence ATGGTCCCAGTGCAGTGGTACCTCCTGCTCGCGACCGCCGTGTTCTGCATCGGGCTGTTCGGCATCCTGACCCGTCAGAACGCGCTCCTGTTCCTGATGTCGGTCGAGCTCATGCTGAACGCGGCCAACATCAACCTCGTGGCGTTCTCCGCGTACTGGGGCAACGTCACCGGCCAGACGTTCAGCCTGTTCACGATGGCGCTCGCCGCCGCGGAGGTCGCGGTCGGCATCGGCATCATCCTCGTGCTGTATCGCAACTTCAACGACGTGGACGTGACGCTGGCCAAGGAGATGAGGTGGTAA